CGAGGCCGCCGCCCGCGACGCCGGGCCCGCCGAGGACGCCCACCCGCTGATCCCCGCCCGCCCCGCGTCGGCCGACTTCACCGCGCCGCCCGCGGAGACCTCCGCCGAGGTCTTCGCGGCCTTCGCCCCGGCGCTCGGCGAGGCCTTCGCCCGGGCCCGCAAGAACGGCGAACTGCTGTACGGCTTCGCCCGGCACGAGGTGACCAGCAGCTACCTCGGCACCTCGACCGGCCTGCGGCTGCGGCACGACCAGCCCACCGGCACGGTCGAGCTCAACGCCAAGACCGCCGACCTCACCGGCTCCGCCTGGGGCGGCGCCGCGACCCGCGACTTCACCGACATCGACGTCACCGAACTGCACACCGGGCTCACCCGGCGGCTCGCCTGGGGCCGCAAGCGGATCGACCTGCCGGCCGGCCGCTACGAGACGCTGCTGCCGCCGTCGGCCGTCGCCGACCTGCTGGTCTACCTAAGCTGGTCCTCCGGCGGCCGGGACGCCTTCGAGGGCCGCACCGTCTTCTCCAAGGCGGGCGGCGGCACCCGGATCGGCGAGCGGCTCAGCCCGCTGCCGCTCACCCTGCGCTCCGACCCGGCCGAGCCCGGCCTGGAGGCCGCGCCGTTCGCCCTCACCCACTCCTCGGGCGACAACGACTCGGTCTTCGACAACGGCCACCCGCTCACCGCCACCGACTGGATCCGCGACGGCGAGCTGGCCAACCTGCTCACCACCCGGCACTCCGCCGGGCTGACCGGCCTGCCGCTGCACCCGCCGGTCGACAACCTCGTCCTGGAGACCGCCGACCAGTCCTCGGCGCCCACCCTGGACGAGATGATCGCCCGCACCGAGCGCGGCCTGCTGCTCACCTGCCTCTGGTACATCCGCGAGGTCGACCCGGCCACGCTGCTGCTCACCGGCCTCACCCGGGACGGCGTGTACCTGGTGGAGAACGGCGAAGTGGTCGGCGCGGTCAACAACTTCCGGTTCAACGAGTCGCCGGTCGACATCCTGGGACGGATCACCGAGGTCGGTCGCACCGAGCGCTGCCTGCCCCGAGAGTGGGGCGACTGGTTCACCCGGGCGGCGATGCCGCCGGTGCGGGTGGCCGACTTCAACATGAGTTCGGTCAGCCAGGCCTCCTAGCGGGGCCGGGCGACGGGGGGAGAGGTACCCGACATGATGGACGAGAAGCAGACGGTCAGAGTCTCCAAGCGGCTGTCCCGCATCCTGCGGCACGACCCCGGTTCGGTCGGCATCACCCTGGACGGGGCCGGCTGGGTCCGGGTGGACACCCTGCTGGCCGCGCTGGCCCGGCAGGGCCGCGCGGTCAGCAAGGCCGAGCTGGACCACGTCGTGGAGACCAACAACAAGCGCCGTTTCGCCTTCTCCGACGACGGCCTCTCGATCCGCGCCAGCCAGGGCCACACGGTCGACATCGACCTCGGCCTGCCGCCCAGCGACCCGCCCGCGGTGCTGTACCACGGCACCACCGGGCGGGTCCTGGAGGCGATCTTCCGCGAGGGGCTGCGTCCGATGGCCCGCCAGGACGTGCACCTCTCCGCGGACACCGAGACGGCCGTCCGGGTCGGCTCCCGGCACGGCCGCCCGGTCGTCCTGGCCGTGGACGCCGCCGGGATGGCCCGCGACGGCCACGAGTTCCGGGTCAGCGCCAACGGCGTCTGGCTCACCGACACCGTCCCGCCCGGGTACCTGCGGAAAGCCTGAGCCCCCGGCCCCCTGTGACCCTCGGCACGGCGTACCGTGAAGAGGCCGCACCCGCGGGGGCGCGGTGACGGACGAAGGCGGTAGCGATGGCGAAGAGCGCCGGCAACGGGCAGGTCTTCCGGATCACCGGGGCCCGGAGCAG
This genomic window from Streptomyces sp. TLI_235 contains:
- a CDS encoding putative Zn-dependent protease, translated to MSAIKPHELVERALELSRADGCVVIADEESTANLRWAGNGLTTNGVTRGRRLTVIATVDGAEGTASGVVSRDAVTLDEVESLVRAAEAAARDAGPAEDAHPLIPARPASADFTAPPAETSAEVFAAFAPALGEAFARARKNGELLYGFARHEVTSSYLGTSTGLRLRHDQPTGTVELNAKTADLTGSAWGGAATRDFTDIDVTELHTGLTRRLAWGRKRIDLPAGRYETLLPPSAVADLLVYLSWSSGGRDAFEGRTVFSKAGGGTRIGERLSPLPLTLRSDPAEPGLEAAPFALTHSSGDNDSVFDNGHPLTATDWIRDGELANLLTTRHSAGLTGLPLHPPVDNLVLETADQSSAPTLDEMIARTERGLLLTCLWYIREVDPATLLLTGLTRDGVYLVENGEVVGAVNNFRFNESPVDILGRITEVGRTERCLPREWGDWFTRAAMPPVRVADFNMSSVSQAS
- a CDS encoding putative RNA 2'-phosphotransferase — its product is MMDEKQTVRVSKRLSRILRHDPGSVGITLDGAGWVRVDTLLAALARQGRAVSKAELDHVVETNNKRRFAFSDDGLSIRASQGHTVDIDLGLPPSDPPAVLYHGTTGRVLEAIFREGLRPMARQDVHLSADTETAVRVGSRHGRPVVLAVDAAGMARDGHEFRVSANGVWLTDTVPPGYLRKA